ACGGACTTCGCCACCCAGGTCGACCTCGATCTGGAACGGCGGATCTCGGCCGAGCTCGAGGACCGGACGCAGATCCCGGTTCACGGTGAGGAATTCGGCGGCGCCGACCCGGTCGACGGCCCGGTGTGGGTGCTCGACCCGGTCGACGGCACGTTCAACTATTCGGCGGGCATGCCGCTGACCGGCATCCTGCTCGGCCTCGTCGTCGACGGTGAGGCGACACTCGGCCTGACGTGGCTGCCGCTGCTGAACCGGAAGTACGCCGCCCACGCCGACGGTCCGCTGATGATCAACGGCGAGGTCGCCGAACCGTTGCCGGACATGCCGCTGGAGGAGGCCGCGATCGCCTTCGGGCCCTTCAACGCCGCCGGGCGTGGCCGCTATGCGGGTGATCGTCGGGCAGACCTGTTGCGCGCGTTGAGTTCCCGCGTCGCCCGCATCCGGATGACGGGCAGTACCGGCGTCGACATGGCGTTCACCGCCTCGGGCGTCTTCGGCGGCGCCGTCGCGTTCGGTCGGCATCCGTGGGACAACGCGGCGGGCGCCGCGCTGGTCCGGGCCGCCGGCGGGGTCGCCTCCGACATCGCGGGTGAGCGCTGGACGGTCGCCTCCCCGTCACTGGTCGCGGGTACGCCGACCGTACATGCGGGTCTGATGGCAGTGATCGAGGAAACGGTCGGGGAGTGGTCGGAATGAGCGCCCCGGCAACCGATGAGACAGGCACGAGAGCATCCCATGAAGAACGAGCACGCGAAGGAGACACGATGACGCTGGCGACCCGGGTCATCCCGTGCCTCGACGTCGACGACGGTCGCGTCGTGAAGGGCGTCAACTTCGAGAACCTCCGCGACGCCGGCGATCCCGTCGAGCTGGCCGAGCGTTATGACCGCGAGGGCGCCGACGAACTGACCTTCCTCGACGTCACCGCGTCGAGCTCGGGACGTTCCACGATGATCGACGTCGTCAAGCGGACCGCCGATCAGGTGTTCATCCCGCTGACCGTCGGCGGCGGCATCCGCACCGTCGAGGACGTCGACATGATGCTGCGCGCCGGCGCGGACAAGGTCAGCGTCAACACCGCCGCGATCGCACGCCCCGAGGTCCTCGGCGAGATGAGCCGACGATTCGGCTCGCAGTGCATCGTCCTGTCGGTCGACGCGCGGACCGTGCCGGAGGGCTCGGAGCCGACGCCGTCAGGCTGGGAGGTCACCACGCACGGCGGCCGCAAGGGCACCGGCATCGACGCCGTCGAATGGGCGCGACGCGGCCAGGACCTCGGTGTCGGTGAGATCCTGCTCAACTCGATGGACGCCGACGGCACCAAGCAGGGTTTCGACCTGCGCATGCTCAAGGCGGTCCGCGCGGCCGTGCGGGTCCCGGTCATCGCCAGCGGCGGTGCGGGCAAGGTCGAGGACTTCGCACCCGCCGTCCAGGCCGGTGCGGACGCAGTGCTCGCCGCCTCGGTCTTCCACTTCGGCGAACTCACCATCCACGAGGTGAAGGCGGCCATGGCCGAGGCCGGGATCACCGTCCGATGACACAGGCAGGAGAACGCTGATGGCACTCGATCCGGCGCTCGCCGCACGTCTCAAGCGCAACGCCGACGGACTGTTCAGCGCGGTTGCGCAGGAACGTTCCACCGGCGACGTCCTGATGGTCGCGTGGATGGACGACGCCGCTCTCGAGCAGACGCTCGCCACCCGCAAGGCGACCTACTACTCGCGCTCGCGCCAGGAGTACTGGGTCAAGGGCGAGACGAGCGGCCACACCCAGTACGTGCACGACGCACGCCTCGACTGCGACGGCGACACCGTGTTGCTCGTCGTCGACCAGGTCGGCGCGGCCTGCCATACCGGGAACCACAGCTGTTTCGACACCGGCTCGCTGCCGTTCGGAGTAGAAGCCCGGCCGGTCGACTCCGCACAGTAGATTTCCATCGTGATCACACCCGAAAGGCGGTGACGCTGCATGCCCCTCATCCAGATCTCGCAGACCCCCGGACTCTCCGACCGCGTCAAGCGCGAGACCATCGCGGCGGTGACCGAGGCGTACGCCAAGGCGACCGGCAAGAACCCGGATTCCGTCTGGGTGACGATCACCGAGGTACCCCGTACCCAGTGGGGCGTCGGCGGCGAGCCCCTCGGATGAGCGGCGTGACATCGGCGGCCGAGGCCCACACGACGACCCTCACGGACTTCCTCGACCTCGCCCGCGACCATCGCGTGGTGCCGGTGACCCGCAAGGTGCTCGCCGATTCCGAGACCCCGCTGTCGGCGTACCGCAAGCTCGCCGGCGATCGTCCCGGCACCTTCCTGCTGGAGTCGGCGGAGAACGGCCGGTCCTGGTCGCGCTGGTCCTTCATCGGGGCCGGGGCGCCGTCGGCGCTGACCGTCGTCGACGGTCAGGCGCACTGGTGGGGTTCGGTGCCGGTGGGCGCCCCCGAGGGAGGCGACGCCCTCGAGGTGCTGGCCGAGTCCCTGCGCGTGCTCAAGACCGACCCGTTGCCCGGCATGCCGCCGCTGACCGGCGGCTTTGTCGGGTTCATGGCCTACGACATGGTCCGACGCCTCGAGCGGCTCCCGGAGACCACCGTCGACGACCTCGGTCTCCCGGACATGATGATGGTGCTGGCCACCGACCTCGCCGCCGTCGACCACCACGAGGGCACGATCACGCTGATCGCCAACGCCGTCAACTGGGACGGCTCGGACGAGCGCGTCGAAGAGGCGTACGCCGACGCCGTGGCCCGGCTCGACCGGATGACCGAGGCGCTGGCCGCACCCGCGTCGTCGACGGTCTCGACCTTCGACCGGCCCAAGCCGGACTTCACCGCGCAGCGCACGCTCGAGGAGTACAGCGAGATCGTCACGAGTCTCGTCGGCGAGATCGAGGCGGGTGAGGCCTTCCAGGTCGTGCCGTCGATGCGATTCGAGATGGACACCGATGCCGATCCGCTCGATGTCTACCGCGTGCTCCGTGCATCCAATCCCAGCCCGTACATGTACCTGCTGCGGATGCCGGGGACTGAGGCGAACAGCGACACCGCGGCCCCCGACGCGATCGCCCGCAAGCCGTTCACGATTGTCGGCAGCAGCCCGGAGGCACTGGTCACCGTCTCCGACCGGATCGCGACCACGCACCCCATCGCCGGCACGCGCTGGCGCGGCGCCACCGAGGAAGAGGACCAGCTGCTCGGCAAGGGTCTTCTCGAGGACGAGAAGGAGAACGCCGAACACCTCATGCTCGTCGATCTCGGTCGAAACGATCTCGGCCGCGTGTGCGTCCCGGGCACGGTGAAGGTCAGCGACTACCGCCACATCGAGCGGTACAGCCACGTCATGCACCTGGTGTCGACGGTGTCGGGCACCCTGCGCGAGGACAAACACGCGCTCGACGCGGTGACCGCCTGCTTCCCGGCGGGCACGCTCACCGGTGCGCCCAAGGTGCGCGCGATGGAGCTCATCGACGAACATGAAAAGACACGGCGCGGTCTCTACGGCGGTATCGTCGGCTACCTCGACTTCGCCGGCAACGCAGACACCGCGATCGCCATCCGCACCGCGCTCCTCGCGCGCGGCCAGGCCTATGTGCAGGCCGGTGGCGGCGTGGTCGCCGACAGCGAGCCCGAATACGAGTACAACGAGGCGCGCAACAAGGCGACCGCGGTGCTCAACGCCGTCGCCGCCGCGTCGACGATGACAAGGGTCGGGGAGACCCCGACAGGAGACAGCGCGTGACATCCGCGGAGCATCCGGCCGAGTCGTCCCAGCCGGGGGCGTCCAAGACCGGGCCGAAGTCCTCGCGACGGCCGCAGATGATCGCGGCGATCCTGATGCTGGCCACGGCTGCCGCGTTCTGGGGTGCGAGCCGGCTGACCTGGGCGACCGTGTCGGCCGAGGACGGCCTCTCACCCCAGCGCACTTTCGACGTCAAGGGATCGGACTGGAGTCCCTGGCTCACGCCGCTTGCCCTGGTGTACCTCGCCGGCATCGCCGCGGTGCTGTCGGTACGCGGTTGGGGCCTGCGCCTGGTCGCGCTGCTCGTGGCTGTCGGTGGCGTGCTCGCCGCCTTCCCGGCGATCTCGCTGATCGTCGGCGGCGCCGACTCCGAGTACGCCGCCGACGCCGGGGACATCCCGGACCGGTACATCGCTCTCTACACCGACACCCAGTGGCTGCCCGCCGCGCTGGTCCTACTCGGCACGGTGTGTGCCGTCGCCGCCGCGGTTGTGCTGCTCCGGGTCGCCAGAGGTGCGACGATGTCGTCGAAGTACAAGACCCCCGCAGCCCGGCGCGAGGAGCTCGAGACCGAGATCTTCGCCGACTACGAGCGGCGGAAGAAGGCGGGCGCGGCCGACACCACCCAGACCGGGGACACCCCGGCCGGCGGCGCCGCGACCGGCGGAAAGGGCGGTCGGTCGGCCGACGACCCGGACGCGAACGAGCGCATGATGTGGGACGCGCTCGACACGGGCATCGATCCGACGGATCCGACCGATTCGGACGAACGCTGATCCTGCGGGCGAGCAGTGACCCGATCCACAGGTCTCCCTGAGACTCGCACGGCAGGCTGAGATATGCGTAACAGTCCAGGACCGCTCCCGTCTCGGAGAGGATCGGCCAACCCCGTGACAGGTCGCCGAGACGATCGGGCTACCCTGAGACCACACGACGAGCGGAAGGGAGCGGAGTCGCTGTGAGCATGCCCAACGTTCTCGAGTCGATCATCGAGGGAGTCAAAGCCGACGTCGCCGCACGTGAAGCGGTGGTCGATTTCGCTGCTGTGAAGGCCGCATCGGCGAAGGCTCCCGCTCCCCGGGACGCCATGGCCGCACTCCGTCAGCCCGGTATCGGGGTGATCGCCGAGGTCAAGCGAGCCAGCCCGTCCAAGGGTGAACTGGCCACGATCGGCGATCCCGCCGAACTGGCCGGGGCCTACGAAGAAGGCGGCGCCCGCATCATCAGCGTGCTGACCGAGGAGCGACGCTTCCACGGATCACTCGCCGACCTCGACGCCGTTCGCGCGGCAGTCGACATCCCGGTCCTGCGCAAGGACTTCATCGTCGGGCCGTATCAGATCCATGAGGCCCGTGCCCACGGCGCCGATGTCATCCTGCTGATCGTGGCAGCCCTCGAGCAGAACGTCCTCGCCTCGCTGCTCGACCGCACCGAGAGCCTCGGCATGACCGCGCTCGTGGAGGTCCACACCGAGGAAGAGGCCGACCGTGCCCTCGAGGCAGGTGCGTCGGTCGTCGGCGTGAACGCCCGCAACCTCAAGACCCTCCAGGTCGAGCGGGACACCTTCTCTCGCATCGCCCCCGGCCTGCCGACCGAGACCATCCGCATCGCGGAGTCGGGCGTGCGCGGCACCGCCGATCTGCTGGCCTACGCAGGCGCAGGCGCCGACGCCGTCCTGGTGGGTGAGGGACTAGTGACAAGTGGTGACCCCCGCGCCGCGGTGCGTGAGCTGGTCACCGCGGGTACCCACCCGTCGTGCCCGAAACCAGTTCGCTGACATACGTCTTCGGGCCGTGTTCGGTCCATGTCGTCGTCGGCCCGATCGACTGTGAGATGTAGTGACCGCCCATCCTGACTCGGCCCATCCCGACTCTTCCGCGACCGTGCTCCCGCCGGCCAGTACCGGCTTGACGACGCGTACGTCGATCGAACCCGACGAGGGCGGCCATTTCGGCGTCTACGGCGGACGGCACGTGCCGGAAGCCCTGATGGCGGTCATCGACGAGGTCACCGCCACCTTCTACAAGATTCGCACCGACGACGACTTCCTGAACGAACTCGACCGTCTGCAGCGTGATTACGCCGGACGTCCGTCGCCGCTGTACGAGGCGAAGCGCCTCGCCGAGCACGCCGGGGGAGCGCGGATCTTCCTCAAGCGCGAGGATCTCAACCACACCGGCTCGCACAAGATCAACAACGTTCTCGGGCAGGCGCTTCTGGCCCAGCGAATGGGCAAGAACCGCATCATCGCCGAGACCGGCGCCGGCCAGCACGGCGTGGCCACCGCCACCGCATGTGCGCTCCTGGGCCTCGAATGCGTGATCTACATGGGTCGTGTCGACACCGATCGCCAGGCGCTCAACGTCGCCCGGATGCGTTTGCTCGGCGCCGAGGTCATCGCCGTCGACAACGGTTCGGCCACGCTGAAAGACGCCATCAACGAGGCCATGCGTGACTGGGTCACCAACGCGCACAACACCTATTACTGCTTCGGCACCGCCGCCGGCCCGCACCCGTTCCCGGTGATGGTCCGCGACCTCCAGCGCGTCGTCGGCCTCGAGGCCAGGGCCCAGATCCTCGACAAGGCCGGACGCCTGCCCGATGCCGTGACCGCCTGCGTCGGTGGCGGTTCCAACGCCATAGGTATCTTCCATCCGTTCATCGACGACTCCGACGTTCGTCTCGTCGGTTTCGAGGCGGCCGGTGACGGCGTCGAAACCGGCCGTCACGCAGCGACTTTCACCGGCGGCACGCCGGGAGCGTTCCAGGGCGCCTACTCGTACCTGCTGCAGGACGAAGACGGACAGACGACCGAGTCCCACTCGATCTCCGCGGGTCTCGACTACCCGGGCGTCGGCCCCGAACATGCCTACCTCAAGGACACCGGCCGGGCCGAGTACCGACCGATCACCGACACCGAGGCGATGGATGCGCTCGCGCTGCTGAGCCGTCGCGAGGGGATCATTCCCGCGATCGAGTCCGCGCACGCGGTCGCCGGTGCATTGAAGCTCGGCAAGGAACTCGGCGAGGGCGCGATCATTGTCGTCAGCCTCTCCGGACGCGGCGACAAGGACGTCGACACCGCTGCGCGCTGGTTCGGTCTCTTCGACCCGCCGCCGTCGCAGGACGAGGCAAAGGCCACCAGCGGACAGCCGGGAGAACAGGCATGAGCGCAGACACCATCTCATCGAAGACCGGACCGGTTTTCGACAAGTGCCGCGAGGAGAACCGCAGCGCCCTCATCGGATATCTCCCCGTGGGTTATCCGACGCTGGACGATTCGCTGACCTCGTTCCGGACGATGGTCGACGTCGGTTGCGACATCATCGAGGTGGGCGTGCCCTACTCCGATCCGGTGATGGACGGTCCGACCATCCAGGAGGCCGCCGACCTCGCCCTCACCAACGGCGTTCGGGTGCGCGACGTGTTCACCGCGGTGGAGGCGATCAGCTCGGCCGGCGGCACCGCGGTGGTCATGAGCTACTGGAACCCGGTGCTGCAGTACGGCGTCGAGAACTTCGCGCGGGACCTCGCCAACGCGGGCGGTGCCGGGCTCATCACGCCGAACCTGATTCCCGAAGAGGGCGCTCAGTGGCACGCCGCCTCGGATGAGTACGGCCTGGACCGCATATACCTCGTCGCGCCGTCGTCGACCACCGAGCGCATCGCGCTGACCGTCGACGCCTCCCGCGGATTCGTCTATGCCGCGTCCACGATGGGTGTCACCGGTGCGCGTGACGCGGTGTCGGACATGGCTCCCGAGCTGTGCGCACGCGTGCGGGAGTACTCCGACATCCCGATCGGCGTCGGACTCGGTGTCCGCAACCGTGAGCAGGCCGCCCAGATCGCGTCCTACTCCGACGGCGTCATCGTCGGCTCGGCTCTGGTGACCGCCGCCAAGGCCGGTCAGGACCGTTTGGCCTCGCTCGTCGGTGAACTCGCCGAGGGCGTGCGGTCGCGCCACGCTGCCGTCTGACGCTGCTTCAACGAGTCGCGGGCCACCTGTCCGCCGGTCGAGTAGCGGCCGAGGGGTTGCCCGAGGTCCGTATCCCGAGGCCGGCCACGCCCCGACAACCAGACCGCGCGGGAGTGGGTGCCGTGTCGGTTAGGGTTGCATGGTGAACGCGCCGACCACGACGATGCTCGCCTACATCCCCAGTCCGCCCCAGGGCGTGTGGGATCTCGGACCGTTCCCGCTGCGCGCGTACGCGCTGTGCATCATCGCGGGGATCATCGTCGCGGTCTGGTGGGGCAACCGCCGGTGGATCGCTCGCGGGGGACAGGAAGGCGAGGTCCTCGACGTCGCGATCTGGGCCGTCCCGTTCGGTCTCCTCGGTGGGCGCCTCTACCACCTCATCACCGACTGGAAGACCTACTTCGGGGCAGACGCCCCCAAGGAGCCACTCGACGCGCTGCGGATCTGGGACGGTGGTCTCGGAATCTGGGGTGCGGTCGCGCTCGGCGCGGTCGGTGCGTGGATCGGCGCCCGACGCCGCGGTATCCGACTACCCGCCTTCGGTGACGCGATCGCCCCGCCGATCCTGTTGGCCCAGGCCATCGGTCGGCTCGGCAACTACTTCAACCAGGAGCTGTACGGCCGGGAGACGACCCTGCCGTGGGGTCTGGAGATCTACGAACGGGTCAACAAGGCCGGCTACGCCAACGCCGGCCTGATCGACGGCAAGTCCAACGGCGTCGTGGTCGCTGTCGTCCAGCCGACGTTCCTCTACGAACTGCTGTGGAACGTCCTGATCGTGATCCTCCTGGTGGTCATCGACCGCAGGTTCCGCATCGGCCACGGCCGCCTGTTCGCGCTCTACATCGCCGGCTACTGCCTCGGCCGGTTCTTCATCGAGATGCTCCGTGACGACCGTGCCGCCGTCGCCAACTACATCGCCGGCATCCGTCCGAACCTCTTCACCGCCGCCCTCGTGTTCGTGTGCGCGATCGTCTACTTCGTCGTCGCGCCCAAGGGCCGTGAACAGGGCCTGGAGATGTACCACCCCGAACGCGCCGCCGAACTCGAGGAACAGGGTGTCGCCGGATACGTCGACGACTGGTACGACGAGGACTTCGACGACCTCGATGCTGTCGAAGACGACGAACCGCCCGCAGATGTGGACACACTGGACGCCCTCGACGCCGAGGCCGACAAGGTGGAGACCAGTAGTGTCCCAACCGCACCTGCAGCCGTGAAGGCAGAGGATCACGAGCCCGCGGTCGAAACCGCCGACGAGTCGAGCCCGGAGGATGATTCGCCGGCTCCCCGCGAGGTTGCCGAGCCGGTGGTTCCGGTGGTCGACCACGACCACGACGACGACGCCGCGGTCGCGGAGACCGAGGCCCCGGAACCCGAGGGAGAGGAGGCCGAAGCCGAAGCGGCAACGCTCGCAGCGGAGGCTGAGGAGTTGGAGCCTGCCGCGGAGGAGCCCGACGCAGCCGAGTCCGCTGAGGGAGGCGACCCGGAGGTCACGAATCCCGAGGTAGAGGACGACGCGACCGCCGACGCGGAAGACGGAGCCTCGGTCGATGCAGCAGCGGACGACGAGGCCGACGACGTCGTCGAGACCGAAGACGTCGTGGACGCCGACGTCGAATCCGAGGACGCGGCAGGCAATGCCGAACCCGAGGACGCAGCAACTGCCGTCTCGGAGCCAGAGGACGAGGCACCCGGCGTCTTCGAATCTGAGGACGCGACAACTGGCACCGCAGAGCCTGAGGACGCCACGACAGGCTCGGCTGATGCCGACCCCGAACCGTCTGACGCTCAAACCGGTGACGCAGAACTGCCGAACGCGGATCAGGCCGATGCGAAAGCCACCGACGCCGGAGAGACCGACGCCGGAGAGACCGATGCGGCAAGCAGTCTCCGCCGCCGGGTCGCCTCCCGGTTCCGTCGGCGTCGTTCCTGATCTTCCCGGCTCCGGGAGAACCGAGCACGAAAGCCGCTTGGCGACAACCACCGCTGTTCTGCGCCCTCCGGTCGCGAGTATCACAGCCGTCGAGCACACGCGTTCGCCGTGCTGTTCGGATACGATCGAATTTCACGACGCGCGATCTCCGACCGCCCGGTACCGACCGTCTCGTCCCACGGGTCGCGACGGATTCGACTCAGCCCGGTACCGATCTCGGCACGGTCATCCGCTCGCCGCGCAATACTCCTCGGGCCAGTGCTGTCCCAGTGGACACTCAGCAGCGATCCGTTCCGGATCGAGTGGAGGTAGTGATGCTGTTTTCTGCGCTCCCGGCCAAGCAGGGCCTGTACGACCCGGAGGCCGAGGTCGACTCCTGCGGTGTCGCGATGGTCGCCGACATCCATGGACGTCGTTCGCATTCCATCGTTGCCGACGGGCTGCTGGCACTGGAGAACCTCGAGCACCGCGGGGCCGCCGGAGCCGAGACCAACAGCGGCGACGGCGCCGGCATCCTGATCCAGCTGCCCGACGAATTGCTGCGCGCCGCCGTCGACTTCGAGCTGCCCGAGCCGGCCGCGGATGGCTCCCACACCTATGCCGCGGGTACCTGCTTCCTGCCCATGGACGAGGAACTGCGCCGGCAGGCGATCGCGCGGGTGGAGGCGCTCGCCGCCGACGAGGGCATCACCATCCTCGGCTGGCGCGACGTCCCGGTCGACCACGAGCACGCCGACATCGGCGGCACCGCGGTCGCCTGTATGCCGTACATGATGCAGCTGTTCGTCACCGTCCACCCCGAGGCGGGTGCCGAGCGCATCGGCGGTGCGGCCCTCGACCGCTTCATCTATCCGTTCCGCAAGCAGGCCGAGCGCGTCACCCCGGAGATCGAGGAGGCGGGCCTCGGCCTGTACTTCCCGTCGCTGTCGAGCCGCACCATGGTCTACAAGGGCATGCTCACCACGATGCAGTTGCCGCTGTACTACGAGGACCTGCGCGACGACCGCTGCCAGAGCGCCATCGCGATCGTCCACTCGCGCTTCTCCACCAACACCTTCCCGTCGTGGCCGCTCGCGCATCCGTTCAGGTTCGTCGCCCACAACGGCGAGATCAACACGGTGCGCGGCAACCGCAACCGCATGCGCGCCCGCGAGGCTCTGCTCGAGACCGACCTCATCCCCGGCGACCTCAAGCGCGCCTTCCCGATCTGCACCCCCGAGGCATCGGACTCGGCGTCGCTCGACGAGGTACTCGAACTGCTGCACCTCGGCGGCCGCAGCGTGCCGCACGCGGTCATGATGATGGTTCCCGAGGCGTGGGAGAACGTCCCCGACATGGACCCCAAACGCCGTGCGTTCCTTCAGTTCAACGCATCGCTGATGGAGGCCTGGGACGGGCCGGCGTGTGTCACCTTCACCGACGGTACCGTGGTCGGCGCGGTGCTCGACCGGAACGGGCTGCGCCCCGGCCGCTGGTGGCAGACGCGCGACGGCCGGATCATCCTCGCCTCGGAGGCGGGTGTCCTCGACGTCCCGGTCGACGACGTCATCAGCAAGGGCCGCCTCGAACCGGGCCGCATGTTCCTCGTCGACACCGCCCAGGGCCGGATCATCCCCGACGAGGAGATCAAGGGCGAGCTGATGAACGCCGAGGCGTACGACGAGTGGCTGCACGCCGGGCTCCTCGACATCGCCACGCTTCCCGAACGCCCGGTCTTCCAGCCCAACCACGACACCGTGGTCCGCCGCCAGCTGTCGTTCGGGTACACCGAAGAGGACCTGAGGGTGCTGCTGACGCCGATGGCGGCGTCGGGTTACGAGCCGCTCGGCTCGATGGGCACCGACACCCCGATAGCCGTGCTGTCGCGGCGTTCCCGGTTGCTCTACGACTACTTCGTGGAACTCTTCGCGCAGGTCACGAACCCGCCGCTGGATGCGATCCGCGAGGAGATCGTCACCTCGATGGGGCGTGTGATGGGCCCGGAGCAGAACCTGCTCGACCCCACCGCCGCGTCGTGCCGCCAGATCATGCTGCACTGGCCGGTCCTCGACAACGCCGACCTCGCCAAGCTGGTCCACATCAACGACGACGGTGATCACCCGGGCCTGTCCGCCAAGGTGCTGCGCGCGCTGTACGAGGTGAACGAAGGGGGAGAAGGTCTCCGGGTCGCCCTCGAGGACCTGCGCGCGCGGGCCAGCCAGGCGATCGCCGAGGGCCACACCACCCTCGTCATCTCCGACCGGCTCACCGACTCCGGTCACGCACCGATCCCGTCGCTGCTGGCCATCTCGGCGGTCCACCATCATCTGGTGCGCACCAAGGAACGCACCCGGGTCGCGCTGGTCGTCGAATCCGGTGACGCCCGCGAGGTCCACCACATCGCGACGCTCATCGGTTTCGGTGCGGCCGCGGTCAATCCGTACCTGGCCCTGGAGACGATCGAGGACCTCATCGCCGAGGGCGAGCTGATCGGCGTCACCCCGTCGAAGGCCATCCGCAACTACCTCGAGGCGCTCGGCAAGGGCGTCTTGAAGGTGATGAGCAAGATGGGCATCTCGACCATAAGCTCCTACACCGCAGCACAGGCTTTCGAGGCCGTCGGCCTGTCGTCGGAGGTCGTGCGCGAGTACTTCACCCGCACGGTGTCGCGCATCGAGGGCGTCGGTCTCGACGAGCTCGCGGAGGAAGTTCGTATCCGGCATCACCGGGCGTTCCCGGAGAACCCGACCGAGCAGGTCTACCGACGTCTCGACTCGGGCGGCGAGTACCAGTACCGCCGCGAAGGCGAGCTGCACCTGTTCACCCCGGAGACCGTGTTCCTGCTGCAGCACGCCACCAAGACCGGGCAGGCGGAGATCTTCCAGAAGTACTCCGACGAGGTCGACCGGCTGTCGCGCAAGGGCGGCACGCTCCGCGGGCTGTTCGAGTTCGATCTCGATGCGCGCGAACCGATCCCGATCGAGGAGGTGGAACCGGTCGAGGAGATCCTGAAGCGCTTCAACACCGGCGCCATGAGCTACGGCTCGATCTCCGCCGAGGCCCACGAGACGATCGCGATGGCAATGAACAAGATCGGCGGCCGGTCGAACTCGGGGGAGGGTGGCGAGGACGTCGACCGCCTCTACGACCCGGAACGACGCAGCGCGGTCAAGCAGGTCGCGTCCGGTCGGTTCGGTGTGACCAGCGACTACCTGATCAACGCCACCGACATCCAGATCAAGATGGCGCAGGGCGCGAAACCCGGTGAGGGCGGCCAGCTTCCGGCGTACAAGGTGTACCCGTGGATCGCCAAGACCCGGCACTCGACGCCCGGTGTCGCGCTGATCTCGCCGCCGCCGCACCACGACATCTACTCGATCGAGGACCTCGCGCAGCTGATCCACGATCTGAAGAACGCCAACTCGCAGGCCCGCATCCACGTGAAGCTGGTCAGCGCGGTAGGCGTGGGAACGGTCGCGACCGGCGTCTCCAAGGCGCATGCCGACGTCGTGCTCATCTCCGGGCACGACGGCGGTACCGGTGCGTCGCCGCTGACCTCACTCAAGCACGCGGGCACCCCGTGGGAGATAGGCCTGGCCGACGCCCAGCAGACGCTCATGCTCAACGGTCTGCGCGACCGCATCACCGTGCAATGCGACGGTGCGCTGCGCACCGGCCGCGACGTCATCATGGCCGCCCTGCTCGGCGCCGAGGAGTACGGCTTCTCGACCGCGCCGCTCATCGTGGCGGGTTGCATCATGATGCGCGTGTGTCATCTCGACACCTGCCCGGTCGGCGTGGCGACCCAGAACCCGCAGCTGCGTTCGCGTTTCACCGGACAGGTCGACCACCTGGTCAACTTCTTCCGGTTCATCGCCGAGGACGTGCGGAAGTACCTGGCACTGCTGGGATACCGGACCCTCGACGAGGCCATCGGACAGTCGCAGCGGTTGCACACCGATTCCGCCGTGGCACATTGGAAGTCGAAGGGTCTCGATCTGTCGCCGATCTTCCGGAAGGTCGAAGGCAAGGGGCCGAGCAGGCGGGTGCGGGAGCAGTACCACGCACTCGACCGTGCGCTCGACCAGACGCTCATCCAGCTCGCCGAAGGCGCGCTGGAG
The sequence above is drawn from the Gordonia rubripertincta genome and encodes:
- a CDS encoding inositol monophosphatase family protein: MSATQSSLDLPRLLDTAGSVLDAAVETFVEGLGAPSAVHKGGTDFATQVDLDLERRISAELEDRTQIPVHGEEFGGADPVDGPVWVLDPVDGTFNYSAGMPLTGILLGLVVDGEATLGLTWLPLLNRKYAAHADGPLMINGEVAEPLPDMPLEEAAIAFGPFNAAGRGRYAGDRRADLLRALSSRVARIRMTGSTGVDMAFTASGVFGGAVAFGRHPWDNAAGAALVRAAGGVASDIAGERWTVASPSLVAGTPTVHAGLMAVIEETVGEWSE
- the hisF gene encoding imidazole glycerol phosphate synthase subunit HisF, whose amino-acid sequence is MTLATRVIPCLDVDDGRVVKGVNFENLRDAGDPVELAERYDREGADELTFLDVTASSSGRSTMIDVVKRTADQVFIPLTVGGGIRTVEDVDMMLRAGADKVSVNTAAIARPEVLGEMSRRFGSQCIVLSVDARTVPEGSEPTPSGWEVTTHGGRKGTGIDAVEWARRGQDLGVGEILLNSMDADGTKQGFDLRMLKAVRAAVRVPVIASGGAGKVEDFAPAVQAGADAVLAASVFHFGELTIHEVKAAMAEAGITVR
- the hisI gene encoding phosphoribosyl-AMP cyclohydrolase, translated to MALDPALAARLKRNADGLFSAVAQERSTGDVLMVAWMDDAALEQTLATRKATYYSRSRQEYWVKGETSGHTQYVHDARLDCDGDTVLLVVDQVGAACHTGNHSCFDTGSLPFGVEARPVDSAQ
- a CDS encoding tautomerase family protein is translated as MPLIQISQTPGLSDRVKRETIAAVTEAYAKATGKNPDSVWVTITEVPRTQWGVGGEPLG
- a CDS encoding anthranilate synthase component I, giving the protein MSGVTSAAEAHTTTLTDFLDLARDHRVVPVTRKVLADSETPLSAYRKLAGDRPGTFLLESAENGRSWSRWSFIGAGAPSALTVVDGQAHWWGSVPVGAPEGGDALEVLAESLRVLKTDPLPGMPPLTGGFVGFMAYDMVRRLERLPETTVDDLGLPDMMMVLATDLAAVDHHEGTITLIANAVNWDGSDERVEEAYADAVARLDRMTEALAAPASSTVSTFDRPKPDFTAQRTLEEYSEIVTSLVGEIEAGEAFQVVPSMRFEMDTDADPLDVYRVLRASNPSPYMYLLRMPGTEANSDTAAPDAIARKPFTIVGSSPEALVTVSDRIATTHPIAGTRWRGATEEEDQLLGKGLLEDEKENAEHLMLVDLGRNDLGRVCVPGTVKVSDYRHIERYSHVMHLVSTVSGTLREDKHALDAVTACFPAGTLTGAPKVRAMELIDEHEKTRRGLYGGIVGYLDFAGNADTAIAIRTALLARGQAYVQAGGGVVADSEPEYEYNEARNKATAVLNAVAAASTMTRVGETPTGDSA
- a CDS encoding TIGR02234 family membrane protein; translated protein: MTSAEHPAESSQPGASKTGPKSSRRPQMIAAILMLATAAAFWGASRLTWATVSAEDGLSPQRTFDVKGSDWSPWLTPLALVYLAGIAAVLSVRGWGLRLVALLVAVGGVLAAFPAISLIVGGADSEYAADAGDIPDRYIALYTDTQWLPAALVLLGTVCAVAAAVVLLRVARGATMSSKYKTPAARREELETEIFADYERRKKAGAADTTQTGDTPAGGAATGGKGGRSADDPDANERMMWDALDTGIDPTDPTDSDER
- the trpC gene encoding indole-3-glycerol phosphate synthase TrpC — translated: MSMPNVLESIIEGVKADVAAREAVVDFAAVKAASAKAPAPRDAMAALRQPGIGVIAEVKRASPSKGELATIGDPAELAGAYEEGGARIISVLTEERRFHGSLADLDAVRAAVDIPVLRKDFIVGPYQIHEARAHGADVILLIVAALEQNVLASLLDRTESLGMTALVEVHTEEEADRALEAGASVVGVNARNLKTLQVERDTFSRIAPGLPTETIRIAESGVRGTADLLAYAGAGADAVLVGEGLVTSGDPRAAVRELVTAGTHPSCPKPVR